A single region of the Lactobacillus isalae genome encodes:
- a CDS encoding YtxH domain-containing protein has protein sequence MKFFGIGLGLGSLAGLGISLLPNPQTGHKVKDDVRLFLNDTKNDATSLATSTKQAKNAASQLISDLPQAEQSVKDIQNSLTNFQSSIKPEVDQMMENVSHLTEEAKTTVDGIKNEL, from the coding sequence ATGAAATTTTTTGGAATTGGCTTAGGATTAGGAAGTTTAGCAGGATTAGGTATTTCTCTTCTTCCCAATCCACAAACTGGTCATAAAGTTAAAGACGATGTCCGTCTCTTTTTAAATGATACTAAAAATGATGCCACTTCATTAGCAACTAGCACAAAACAAGCTAAAAACGCTGCTAGTCAACTAATTAGTGATCTACCACAAGCCGAACAGTCAGTTAAAGATATTCAAAATAGCTTAACTAATTTTCAAAGTTCAATAAAACCAGAAGTAGATCAAATGATGGAAAATGTCTCTCATTTGACTGAAGAAGCAAAAACTACAGTTGATGGAATAAAAAATGAACTTTAA
- a CDS encoding HIT family protein yields MTELEKDCLFCKIIRGEIPSYTVFENDDVKAFLDISQVTKGHTLIIPKKHLVNFFDYSQEDAARFLQYIPVVAQAIKKSDPTIKGLNVEVNNGEIAGQVVMHSHIHLIPRRGESDPISTPHVNNADKYSEEDYQAVANAIKNNL; encoded by the coding sequence ATGACAGAATTAGAAAAGGATTGTTTATTTTGTAAAATTATTAGAGGAGAAATTCCCTCTTACACAGTTTTTGAAAATGATGACGTTAAAGCTTTTCTTGATATTTCTCAAGTAACTAAGGGACATACTCTAATTATTCCTAAAAAGCATCTCGTTAACTTCTTTGATTACAGCCAAGAAGATGCAGCTCGCTTTTTACAATATATTCCAGTTGTTGCACAAGCAATCAAAAAATCCGATCCAACTATTAAAGGATTAAATGTTGAAGTAAATAATGGAGAAATTGCTGGTCAAGTAGTAATGCACTCACACATTCACTTAATTCCACGCCGAGGTGAAAGTGATCCTATTTCCACTCCACATGTAAACAATGCCGATAAATACTCAGAAGAAGATTATCAAGCTGTTGCAAACGCTATCAAAAACAATCTATAA
- a CDS encoding ABC transporter ATP-binding protein, producing the protein MALKIENLTGGYSGINVIKNVNLTIEPGQAVGLIGLNGAGKSTTIKHLLGLLRMQKGKITLNGVSLTENPAEFKKMIAYIPETPILYPELTLKEHLELIMLTYGLDHDQAWARAKELCKMFRLENKLEWLPINFSKGMKQKVMIVTSFLANADLLVIDEPFTGLDPLAVANFIDLVKEAVANQKMVLMTTHVLAEAQEAVQTFAVLNNGTIETEGSLNEIRKFYGLEPSDSFDRLYQILNQKTVKKHD; encoded by the coding sequence ATGGCACTTAAAATAGAAAATTTAACCGGGGGCTACTCGGGAATTAATGTCATTAAAAATGTAAATTTAACAATTGAACCAGGTCAAGCTGTTGGTTTAATTGGATTGAATGGTGCTGGTAAGTCAACTACAATTAAGCACTTGCTTGGATTACTAAGAATGCAAAAGGGAAAGATTACTTTAAATGGAGTAAGCTTAACTGAAAATCCTGCTGAATTTAAAAAGATGATTGCTTATATTCCGGAAACACCAATTTTATATCCAGAATTAACTTTAAAAGAGCATCTTGAGTTAATAATGCTTACTTATGGTCTAGACCATGATCAAGCGTGGGCACGAGCAAAAGAATTATGCAAGATGTTTCGATTAGAAAATAAGCTTGAATGGTTGCCGATTAACTTTTCTAAAGGGATGAAGCAGAAGGTAATGATTGTAACCAGCTTTTTAGCAAATGCGGATCTTTTAGTAATTGATGAACCATTTACTGGACTTGATCCCTTAGCCGTAGCAAACTTTATCGACTTGGTTAAAGAAGCAGTTGCTAATCAAAAAATGGTTTTAATGACTACTCATGTTTTAGCTGAAGCCCAAGAAGCTGTTCAGACTTTTGCAGTACTAAATAATGGCACAATTGAAACTGAAGGTAGTTTAAATGAAATTAGAAAATTTTATGGGCTAGAACCAAGCGACTCATTTGATCGTTTATATCAAATTTTAAATCAGAAAACGGTGAAAAAGCATGACTGA